In a single window of the Deinococcus aetherius genome:
- the mbhE gene encoding hydrogen gas-evolving membrane-bound hydrogenase subunit E, translating to MTLAVFLPFLFAALCAWLGTRLERRTGYVAALAFVPALLLALPLSGMPGASPALEVTRWVPTLGLALAFRGDGFSLLFAVLIGVIGTLASLYAVAYLSERERFGRFYAYLLLFGGSMLGLVLSDNLVVLFGFWEMTSVTSFLLIGLWHTRSAARDGAVKAFLVSALGGLALLAAVALLGIAGGSTTLSGLDVEALRASPLFTPALLLTLLAAFTKSAQLPFHLWLPTAMEAPTPVSAFLHSATMVKAGVVLVAKFGLLFGSSPLWGGIIVPVGLATLVWGAWIALRQTDLKALLAYSTVSQLGLLMSLYGLADAEGRFTATAHLLNHAAFKAALFFVVGIIDHETGTREVPRLGGLRKAMPLTFAAALLASLSMAGVPPLGGFISKELFYEAMLHRGPVFIAVAVLGSALTFAYSFRLLRVFWGPPRHPPGAEPHEAPPGLLVPAGLLALTALAFGLLPGSAEALTRTAQNALNFATHRGHLKLWHGVTPALLATLLTWGLGAVLIGQAAQVGVLGRRLTPRVNANTVYYALTEGVNVLSSRLIARTQGLALPDQLRIMLGAAALIAGYAVWRAPQVFHPVGTPPLALLPVAALLVAGAVGVLLARSRLTAVVVTGLTGFGSAAAFLALRAPDLALTQLLVEAVTVILFLLVFRSLPRSRDLPRTRWRYALDLLLAASAGLGATLLVLAGVRFLAPPISPYYLANSYRLGGGRNVVNVLLVDFRGFDTLGEITVVGMVALAVLGLVRLGKKGRAPGGGAPTPVPATPGEKEEA from the coding sequence GTGACGCTCGCCGTTTTCCTTCCCTTCCTGTTCGCCGCGCTCTGCGCCTGGCTGGGGACGCGCCTGGAACGGCGCACCGGGTACGTGGCGGCGCTCGCCTTCGTGCCCGCGCTGCTCCTCGCCCTGCCGCTTTCCGGGATGCCGGGGGCCAGCCCCGCGCTGGAGGTCACCCGCTGGGTCCCCACCCTGGGGCTCGCGCTCGCCTTCCGGGGAGACGGCTTCTCGCTGCTCTTCGCCGTCCTGATCGGCGTGATCGGCACGCTGGCGAGCCTGTACGCGGTGGCGTACCTCTCCGAGCGGGAGCGGTTCGGGCGGTTTTACGCCTACCTCCTCCTTTTCGGCGGCTCGATGCTGGGGCTGGTCCTCAGCGACAACCTCGTGGTCCTGTTCGGCTTCTGGGAGATGACGAGCGTCACGAGCTTCCTCCTGATCGGGCTGTGGCACACCCGCTCGGCGGCGCGCGACGGGGCGGTCAAGGCCTTCCTGGTGAGCGCGCTGGGCGGCCTCGCCCTCCTCGCGGCGGTCGCCCTGCTGGGAATCGCGGGGGGCAGCACCACCCTCTCGGGGCTGGATGTGGAGGCCCTGCGCGCCTCGCCCCTCTTCACGCCCGCGTTGCTGCTGACCCTGCTCGCGGCGTTCACGAAGAGCGCCCAACTCCCCTTCCACCTCTGGCTTCCGACGGCGATGGAGGCGCCTACGCCCGTCTCCGCCTTCCTGCACTCCGCGACGATGGTGAAGGCGGGCGTGGTCCTCGTCGCCAAGTTCGGGCTGCTGTTCGGGTCGAGCCCGCTGTGGGGCGGGATCATCGTGCCGGTGGGGCTCGCCACGCTGGTCTGGGGGGCGTGGATCGCGCTGCGGCAGACCGACCTCAAGGCGCTGCTCGCCTACTCCACCGTCTCGCAGCTCGGGTTGCTGATGAGCCTGTACGGGCTGGCGGACGCGGAGGGGAGATTTACGGCGACGGCGCACCTCCTCAACCACGCGGCCTTCAAGGCGGCCCTCTTCTTCGTGGTGGGCATCATCGACCACGAGACGGGGACGCGCGAGGTGCCGCGCCTGGGCGGGCTGAGAAAGGCCATGCCCCTCACCTTCGCCGCCGCGCTCCTCGCTTCGCTCAGCATGGCGGGGGTGCCGCCGCTAGGGGGCTTCATCTCCAAGGAGCTGTTCTACGAGGCGATGCTCCACCGGGGGCCGGTCTTTATCGCGGTCGCCGTGCTGGGCAGCGCGCTGACCTTCGCGTACTCCTTCCGGCTGCTGCGGGTGTTCTGGGGCCCGCCGCGCCACCCGCCGGGCGCCGAGCCCCACGAGGCGCCGCCCGGGCTGCTCGTGCCCGCCGGGCTGCTCGCCCTGACCGCCCTTGCCTTCGGCCTGCTACCGGGAAGCGCAGAGGCCCTGACGCGGACGGCGCAGAACGCGCTGAATTTTGCCACCCACAGGGGGCACCTGAAGCTCTGGCACGGGGTCACGCCCGCGCTCCTCGCCACGCTCCTGACCTGGGGGCTGGGGGCGGTCCTGATCGGGCAGGCGGCGCAAGTGGGCGTCCTGGGGCGGCGGCTCACCCCGCGCGTCAACGCGAACACGGTCTACTACGCGCTGACGGAGGGGGTGAACGTCCTCTCCAGCCGCCTGATCGCGCGCACCCAGGGCCTCGCGCTGCCCGACCAACTGCGGATCATGCTAGGGGCCGCCGCCCTGATCGCCGGGTACGCGGTCTGGCGGGCGCCGCAGGTGTTTCACCCGGTCGGCACGCCGCCGCTCGCCCTGCTGCCGGTCGCGGCGCTCCTCGTGGCGGGGGCGGTGGGAGTGCTTCTCGCGCGCAGCCGCCTCACGGCCGTCGTCGTGACCGGGCTGACGGGCTTCGGGAGCGCCGCCGCCTTCCTGGCCCTGCGCGCCCCCGACCTCGCCCTCACGCAACTGCTCGTCGAGGCGGTGACGGTCATCCTCTTCCTGCTCGTCTTCCGCTCCCTGCCGCGCAGCCGCGACCTGCCCCGCACCCGCTGGCGGTACGCCCTCGACCTCCTCCTGGCCGCCTCGGCGGGGCTGGGGGCGACCCTGCTCGTGCTGGCGGGCGTGCGCTTCCTGGCCCCGCCCATCTCGCCGTACTACCTGGCGAACAGCTACCGGCTGGGCGGCGGCCGGAACGTCGTGAACGTCCTGCTGGTGGACTTCCGGGGCTTCGACACCCTGGGCGAGATCACGGTGGTCGGGATGGTCGCGCTCGCCGTGCTGGGCCTCGTGCGGCTGGGCAAGAAGGGGCGGGCGCCGGGCGGAGGCGCCCCCACCCCGGTCCCCGCCACGCCGGGGGAGAAGGAAGAAGCATGA
- a CDS encoding 3-deoxy-7-phosphoheptulonate synthase, translated as MTHPDPIIQAGRTENLNVTGFTPLITPRALKASLPLTPGAERTVLAGRRAAQDIVHGRDDRLLVVVGPCSVHDFDAAVEYAGRLAGLRKRVKDRLEVHMRVYVDKPRTTVGWRGYLMDPDMTGENDINKGLALTRDLMIRVSELGLPVATELLDPFAPQFLFDAVAWACLGARTTESQTHRVMASAVSAPMGFKNGTGGGLKLAVDAIVAASHPHAFFTVDDDGQACIVHTRGNPDGHVILRGGRNGPNYAPQFVAEAETLMRAAGLDPAVMVDCSHANSGSDHHRQGLVWRDVLHQRTRGGAAIKGLMVESNLRPGKQPIPADLSGLLPGVSVTDACVGWDETEALLLEAHAALGRETVGG; from the coding sequence ATGACCCACCCCGACCCCATCATCCAGGCTGGCCGCACGGAGAACCTCAACGTCACGGGCTTCACCCCCCTGATCACGCCCCGCGCGCTCAAGGCGAGCCTACCCCTCACCCCGGGGGCCGAGCGCACGGTGCTCGCGGGACGGCGGGCCGCCCAGGACATCGTGCACGGGCGCGACGACCGACTGCTCGTGGTGGTGGGGCCGTGCTCCGTCCACGACTTCGATGCGGCCGTCGAGTACGCCGGGCGCCTCGCCGGGCTGCGGAAAAGGGTCAAAGACCGTCTCGAAGTCCACATGCGCGTCTACGTGGATAAGCCCCGCACGACCGTAGGCTGGCGCGGCTACCTGATGGACCCCGACATGACGGGGGAAAACGACATCAACAAGGGCCTTGCCCTGACCCGCGACCTGATGATCCGCGTCTCCGAACTCGGCCTCCCCGTCGCCACCGAACTCCTCGACCCCTTCGCGCCCCAGTTCCTCTTCGACGCGGTGGCCTGGGCCTGCCTGGGGGCGCGGACCACCGAATCGCAGACGCACCGGGTCATGGCGAGCGCCGTCAGCGCCCCGATGGGCTTCAAGAACGGCACGGGCGGCGGCCTCAAGCTCGCCGTGGACGCCATCGTGGCGGCGAGCCACCCCCACGCCTTTTTCACGGTGGACGACGACGGGCAGGCGTGCATCGTCCACACGCGCGGCAACCCCGACGGCCACGTCATCCTGCGTGGCGGGCGGAATGGGCCGAATTACGCCCCCCAGTTCGTCGCCGAGGCCGAGACGCTGATGCGCGCGGCGGGGCTCGACCCGGCGGTGATGGTGGACTGCTCACATGCGAACAGCGGCTCCGACCACCACCGCCAGGGGCTCGTGTGGCGCGACGTTTTGCACCAGCGCACGCGAGGAGGGGCGGCCATCAAGGGGTTGATGGTCGAGTCCAACCTCCGTCCCGGCAAGCAGCCCATCCCCGCCGACCTCTCGGGGCTCCTGCCCGGCGTGAGCGTCACCGACGCCTGCGTGGGCTGGGACGAGACGGAGGCGCTGCTGCTGGAGGCGCACGCGGCGCTGGGGCGGGAGACGGTGGGGGGGTAG
- a CDS encoding helix-turn-helix domain-containing protein, which translates to MPDTPMTHTFPSREGVTVILHDVPTTLDAESGEVIGFRLSVSRAIAHLVQDAARDQAPGATVERRYEARPELALPTPDPVSLELRRVLRERGLTGAEIAERLGIKPPLVSRWLSPDYHQHGMETLRRIADALDMDVEVRFKPRERKEAS; encoded by the coding sequence ATGCCCGACACCCCCATGACCCACACCTTCCCCAGCCGTGAGGGCGTCACGGTGATCCTCCACGATGTGCCCACCACCCTCGATGCCGAGAGCGGTGAGGTGATCGGCTTCCGCCTCAGTGTGTCCCGGGCCATCGCGCACCTCGTTCAGGACGCGGCCCGCGACCAAGCGCCCGGCGCAACCGTCGAGCGGCGGTATGAGGCCCGCCCGGAACTGGCACTCCCAACACCCGACCCCGTGAGCCTGGAACTGCGCCGAGTGCTGCGCGAGCGTGGCCTAACGGGCGCCGAGATCGCCGAGCGGCTGGGGATTAAGCCCCCGCTGGTCTCGCGCTGGCTCAGCCCCGACTATCACCAGCACGGCATGGAAACGCTGCGGCGCATCGCCGACGCCCTGGACATGGACGTGGAAGTCAGGTTCAAACCCAGGGAACGCAAAGAGGCTTCGTAG
- a CDS encoding gluconokinase, with product MRVVVMGVSGSGKTTVGREVAARAGWPFLDGDDFHTPQARARMARGEGLTDADRAPWLARLRSRLEALPDVVLACSALRRAYRDALRGPGVTFLFLNVPRDLLQARLAVRTGHYAGPGLLPSQLATLEAPAPEERDVVILDVMADDTPARLAKRALSALGVAHA from the coding sequence ATGCGGGTCGTCGTGATGGGGGTTTCGGGAAGCGGGAAGACCACGGTGGGGCGGGAGGTGGCGGCGCGGGCGGGCTGGCCCTTCCTCGACGGTGACGATTTCCACACCCCGCAGGCGCGGGCGCGGATGGCGCGCGGCGAGGGGCTGACCGACGCGGACCGGGCCCCCTGGCTGGCCCGGCTGCGCTCCCGGCTGGAGGCGCTGCCCGACGTGGTGCTCGCCTGCTCGGCGCTGCGGCGGGCGTACCGCGACGCCCTGCGGGGACCGGGCGTGACCTTCCTGTTCCTGAACGTGCCCCGCGACCTTCTCCAGGCCCGCCTCGCCGTCCGCACCGGGCACTACGCCGGGCCGGGACTGCTCCCCTCGCAACTCGCCACGCTCGAAGCCCCGGCCCCGGAGGAGCGCGACGTGGTCATCCTCGACGTCATGGCCGACGACACACCGGCCCGCCTCGCCAAGCGGGCCCTGAGCGCCCTGGGGGTGGCCCATGCCTGA
- a CDS encoding DUF2256 domain-containing protein, with the protein MPEVRKAFGGGRKPSERPSKVCAACGLPFTWRKKWERDWENVRYCSDRCRAAAKRGTS; encoded by the coding sequence ATGCCTGAGGTGAGAAAGGCCTTCGGCGGGGGCCGCAAACCCAGCGAGCGCCCCTCCAAGGTGTGCGCTGCCTGCGGTCTGCCCTTCACCTGGCGCAAGAAGTGGGAGCGCGACTGGGAGAACGTCAGGTACTGCTCCGACCGTTGCCGGGCGGCGGCGAAGCGGGGGACCTCGTGA
- the uvsE gene encoding UV DNA damage repair endonuclease UvsE, which yields MTLPAAIPAYGLVCMTIGPEVRFRTITLTNYLKLSPGERETKLLDLYADNISRVRRAADFCAERGIRLYRLSSSLFPMFDLEGDDTGRAVLDHLAPGMREAGQAFLDAGIRVLMHPEQFIVLNSERPEVRASSARTLAAHADTLDRFGFPRSTWNLLLLHGGKGGRAAELAAIVPDLPDTVRLRLGFENDERAYGPQNLLPVCEATGAPLVFDAHHHVVHEKLAGQEDPSVREWVLKARATWRPSEWQVVHLSNGLEGPQDRRHSHLITDFPSAYLDVPWIEVEAKGKEEAVAALMGIPGVPLPAAQELTVDGVPPEEAVEE from the coding sequence GTGACCCTTCCCGCCGCCATCCCCGCCTACGGCCTGGTCTGCATGACGATTGGGCCGGAGGTGCGTTTCCGCACGATCACCCTGACGAATTACCTCAAGCTCTCGCCGGGGGAGCGTGAAACCAAGCTCCTCGACCTGTACGCCGACAACATCTCGCGGGTGCGGCGGGCCGCCGACTTCTGCGCCGAGCGGGGCATCCGGCTCTACCGCCTGAGTTCGAGCCTCTTCCCGATGTTCGACCTGGAGGGGGACGACACCGGGCGGGCGGTCCTGGACCACCTCGCGCCGGGGATGCGGGAGGCGGGGCAGGCCTTTCTGGACGCCGGAATCCGCGTGCTGATGCATCCCGAGCAGTTCATCGTGCTGAATTCCGAGCGCCCCGAGGTCCGCGCCTCCAGCGCCCGCACGCTCGCCGCCCACGCGGACACGCTCGACCGCTTCGGCTTTCCGCGCTCGACCTGGAACCTGCTGCTGCTCCACGGCGGCAAGGGGGGCCGCGCCGCCGAACTCGCCGCCATCGTGCCCGACCTGCCCGACACGGTGCGCCTGCGGCTGGGCTTCGAGAACGACGAGCGCGCCTACGGTCCCCAGAACCTCCTGCCCGTGTGCGAGGCGACTGGCGCGCCCCTCGTCTTCGACGCGCACCACCACGTCGTCCACGAGAAGCTCGCGGGTCAGGAGGACCCCAGCGTGCGCGAGTGGGTCCTGAAAGCCCGCGCGACCTGGCGCCCCTCCGAGTGGCAGGTCGTCCACCTCTCCAACGGGCTGGAGGGCCCCCAGGATCGCCGCCACAGCCACCTGATCACCGACTTCCCGAGCGCGTACCTCGACGTGCCCTGGATCGAGGTCGAGGCCAAGGGCAAGGAGGAGGCAGTGGCGGCACTGATGGGCATCCCCGGCGTGCCGCTGCCCGCCGCACAGGAGTTGACCGTGGACGGCGTGCCCCCGGAGGAAGCGGTCGAGGAGTAG
- a CDS encoding 3'-5' exonuclease has translation MNVVVFDLETTGLSPERDAIVEIGALRVRDGQVQEAERFETLVRPVGAGGEPLRIPWRVQQIHGISDEMVRNAPHLAAVLPDFLDFVGDSPVVAHNIGFDRGFMRAAATRHGLTWAPSAEHCTMQLSRRAFPGERSHNLDVLAQRLDLGFARGGRHRSLGDARVTAEAFVRLMERLRVQG, from the coding sequence GTGAACGTCGTCGTCTTCGACCTGGAGACCACCGGCCTCTCGCCCGAGCGCGACGCCATCGTGGAGATCGGGGCGCTGCGGGTCCGGGACGGGCAGGTGCAGGAGGCCGAACGCTTCGAGACGCTCGTCAGGCCGGTGGGGGCCGGGGGTGAGCCGCTGCGGATTCCCTGGCGGGTGCAGCAGATCCACGGCATCAGCGACGAGATGGTGCGGAACGCCCCGCACCTCGCCGCCGTGCTCCCGGACTTCCTCGACTTCGTGGGCGACTCACCCGTCGTCGCGCACAACATCGGCTTCGACCGGGGATTTATGCGGGCCGCCGCCACAAGGCACGGCCTGACCTGGGCGCCCTCCGCCGAACACTGCACGATGCAGCTTTCCAGGCGGGCCTTTCCGGGCGAGCGGTCACATAACCTCGACGTGCTCGCCCAACGCCTCGACCTGGGATTCGCGCGCGGTGGGAGGCACCGCTCCCTCGGGGACGCGCGGGTGACTGCCGAGGCCTTCGTCCGCCTGATGGAGCGCCTGAGGGTTCAGGGCTGA
- a CDS encoding phosphodiester glycosidase family protein: MIRGRLLGLATLVLLAAATAGARPVAVGGVRQAASVGTRVVAGNEALAVWTLPRLGVAVRNDPRDLRLLLGERELRFSPERGWRALGFALPADVRLGVPQLVGGSLYVPVAAVRALGVQVLADAPDILDFAAPPVVPVATLPPSPDAPAPAAPAAHRPEPAPPVRPPVSPVPAAPLSPAVPARPATRPPEPVAAPKPTVSPAPAVPTPRPSEPPAPVPVPPVPSAPVPPTVVSPPPAPTPPTPTPPASVANLDTVRISRTLHRTVEVQRVVLELSGEAPHQITRDGAGLSVLLPGVTSGASTQRLESGDTLSVEPGVVGGPAGTRTAQTTVRLRTGGGSSEVFTLEDPPRVVIDTTTHTDTRVPPPIDPEGLPEGVTYRVRGGLHLLSFDPARFQPRVVTAPPGAARDVASLVKGVGGVAGVNGGYFDPASHLPVDLVAVGGLMTAPSLERRATVGFTAQGGAFFGYPRPRYVLSGAFGSVTVNSVGAKVRPELLTAFVGDGRTAVGAEGLTTVSLTPGDSAVSRVVTGRTVPPAGTLAFTFDPARFPGLPREAGERLTPTLNWQANDAPWTTAQDALSAGPLLVREGRVVVNPAREQFDTGAGVWRPTRQVAFGVMGGQPTIAYLEHGSPEAFASALAAAGVRDAVRLDSGSSATAYLTGGYGGLGGYLNTVWSRPVPNAIVFVPRGNASPAAVRP; encoded by the coding sequence GTGATCAGGGGAAGGCTCTTGGGTCTGGCGACGCTCGTGCTGCTGGCGGCGGCCACGGCGGGCGCGCGGCCCGTGGCGGTCGGCGGCGTGAGGCAGGCCGCCTCGGTGGGCACGCGCGTGGTGGCGGGGAACGAGGCTCTGGCGGTGTGGACGCTGCCCCGGCTGGGGGTGGCCGTCCGCAACGACCCGCGCGACCTGCGGCTGCTCCTCGGCGAGCGGGAGCTCCGCTTCTCGCCCGAACGCGGCTGGCGGGCGCTGGGTTTTGCGCTCCCGGCGGACGTGAGGCTCGGCGTGCCGCAACTCGTCGGGGGCAGCCTGTACGTGCCCGTGGCGGCAGTCCGGGCCCTCGGCGTGCAGGTCCTCGCCGACGCGCCCGATATTCTCGACTTCGCCGCGCCCCCCGTGGTGCCCGTCGCCACCCTGCCGCCCTCGCCGGACGCGCCTGCCCCGGCGGCCCCCGCCGCCCACCGTCCCGAGCCCGCCCCGCCGGTCAGGCCACCCGTGAGCCCGGTCCCGGCCGCGCCCCTCTCCCCCGCCGTCCCGGCCCGGCCCGCCACGCGGCCTCCCGAGCCGGTGGCCGCGCCGAAGCCGACGGTCAGCCCGGCGCCTGCCGTGCCCACCCCCCGGCCTTCCGAGCCGCCCGCCCCGGTTCCGGTGCCACCAGTGCCATCCGCTCCGGTGCCGCCGACCGTGGTCTCCCCTCCCCCAGCCCCCACGCCGCCCACGCCCACGCCCCCGGCCTCGGTGGCGAACCTGGACACGGTGAGGATCAGCCGCACCCTGCACCGGACGGTGGAGGTGCAGCGGGTGGTGCTGGAACTCAGCGGCGAGGCGCCGCACCAGATCACGCGGGACGGCGCCGGGCTGAGCGTGCTGCTGCCGGGGGTCACGTCGGGCGCGTCCACTCAGCGGCTCGAAAGCGGGGACACCCTCAGCGTGGAGCCGGGCGTGGTGGGCGGCCCGGCGGGGACGAGGACGGCCCAGACGACCGTGCGCCTGAGGACGGGCGGCGGCTCCTCGGAGGTCTTCACGCTGGAGGACCCGCCCCGCGTGGTGATCGACACGACGACCCACACCGACACCCGGGTGCCGCCCCCCATCGACCCCGAGGGGCTGCCCGAGGGGGTCACGTACCGGGTGCGGGGCGGCCTGCACCTGCTGAGCTTCGACCCCGCCCGCTTCCAGCCGCGCGTGGTGACTGCTCCCCCCGGCGCGGCGCGGGACGTGGCGAGTCTGGTGAAGGGGGTGGGCGGCGTGGCGGGCGTGAACGGCGGGTACTTCGACCCGGCGAGCCACCTGCCCGTCGATCTGGTGGCGGTGGGCGGGCTGATGACGGCCCCCAGCCTGGAACGCCGGGCGACGGTGGGCTTCACCGCGCAGGGGGGCGCCTTCTTCGGCTACCCGCGCCCGCGCTACGTCCTGAGCGGCGCCTTCGGGTCCGTCACGGTGAACAGCGTGGGGGCGAAGGTGAGGCCGGAACTGCTCACGGCCTTCGTGGGGGACGGGCGCACCGCCGTGGGCGCCGAGGGGCTGACCACCGTATCCCTCACGCCGGGGGACTCGGCGGTCTCCCGGGTGGTCACCGGGCGCACCGTGCCCCCCGCCGGAACGCTCGCCTTCACCTTCGACCCGGCGCGCTTTCCGGGGTTGCCGCGTGAGGCCGGGGAGCGGCTGACGCCTACCCTGAACTGGCAGGCGAACGACGCCCCGTGGACGACCGCGCAAGACGCCCTCAGCGCCGGGCCGCTCCTCGTGCGCGAGGGGCGGGTGGTCGTCAACCCCGCCCGCGAGCAGTTCGACACGGGGGCGGGGGTCTGGCGCCCCACCCGGCAGGTCGCCTTCGGGGTCATGGGGGGGCAGCCCACCATCGCCTACCTCGAACACGGGTCGCCCGAGGCCTTCGCCTCCGCGCTGGCCGCCGCCGGGGTGCGCGACGCCGTGCGGCTCGACAGCGGCAGCAGCGCGACCGCCTACCTGACGGGGGGGTACGGGGGCCTGGGCGGCTACCTCAACACGGTCTGGAGCAGGCCGGTCCCCAACGCCATCGTCTTCGTGCCCAGGGGGAACGCCTCGCCCGCCGCCGTCAGGCCGTGA
- the mglB gene encoding GTPase-activating protein MglB, giving the protein MIEPSLALYGDAFERVDRHLEELLAATGVRYCLLVDRKGFVLSHKEALWAPRPPALDSVATLVASNAAATAALANMLGERTFSEQTHQGENGTLYVESVGDSALLTLIFDGSVPLGRVKVHTKKTIGQLAAILKELQDAPPIQLGEDFSHGATALLDDLFG; this is encoded by the coding sequence ATGATTGAACCTTCCCTTGCCCTCTACGGCGACGCGTTCGAGCGCGTGGACCGTCATCTGGAGGAGCTGCTCGCTGCGACCGGCGTGCGCTATTGCCTGCTGGTGGACCGCAAGGGCTTCGTGCTCTCGCACAAGGAAGCCCTCTGGGCCCCCCGGCCCCCCGCGCTCGACAGCGTCGCCACCCTCGTCGCCTCCAATGCCGCCGCCACCGCCGCGCTGGCGAACATGCTGGGCGAGCGCACCTTCAGCGAGCAGACTCACCAGGGCGAGAACGGCACCCTGTACGTGGAATCGGTCGGCGATTCGGCCCTGCTGACCCTGATCTTCGACGGCAGCGTCCCGCTGGGGCGGGTGAAGGTCCACACCAAGAAGACCATCGGGCAACTCGCGGCCATTCTGAAAGAACTTCAGGACGCCCCGCCCATCCAGCTCGGCGAGGACTTCTCGCACGGGGCGACCGCCCTGCTCGACGACCTGTTCGGCTGA
- the mglA gene encoding GTPase MglA, producing MSTINFAAREINCKIVYYGPGMSGKTTNLKHVFSKVPAQLRGEMVSLATEDERTLFFDFLPLDLGSVQGFKTRFHLYTVPGQVFYNASRKLILRGVDGIVFVADSAPNRLRANAESMRNLRENLAEHGIDVRDVPIVLQVNKRDIEGALPTDMIRAVIDPKKELTLFEATAHNGGGVFETLKSVSRLVLDRLAQNK from the coding sequence ATGAGCACCATCAACTTCGCGGCGCGCGAGATCAACTGCAAGATCGTCTATTACGGCCCCGGCATGTCCGGCAAGACCACCAACCTCAAGCACGTCTTCTCCAAGGTGCCCGCTCAGTTGCGCGGCGAGATGGTTTCCCTCGCCACCGAGGACGAGCGCACCCTCTTCTTCGACTTCCTGCCGCTCGACCTCGGCTCCGTGCAGGGCTTCAAGACCCGCTTCCACCTCTACACCGTGCCCGGCCAGGTCTTCTACAACGCCAGCCGCAAGCTGATCCTGCGCGGGGTGGACGGCATCGTCTTCGTCGCCGACTCAGCCCCCAACAGATTGCGCGCCAACGCCGAGAGCATGAGGAACCTGCGCGAGAACCTCGCCGAACACGGGATCGACGTGCGCGACGTGCCCATCGTGCTTCAGGTCAACAAGCGCGACATCGAGGGCGCCCTGCCCACCGATATGATCCGCGCGGTCATCGACCCCAAGAAAGAACTCACCCTCTTCGAGGCGACCGCCCACAACGGCGGCGGCGTGTTCGAGACGTTGAAGAGCGTGAGCCGCCTGGTGCTGGACAGGCTGGCGCAGAACAAGTAG
- a CDS encoding YwqG family protein, giving the protein MTSLQGLIRHHGLTEIEGAILAAVRSAVRLSLGEPNPGPGESRIGGLPDLPAALSWPLSEGGEALTFLLQLNLRDVPHFAGNPLPGRGMLYVFLGLDEPASDVEHRLLLYTGDEGLSPRPLPDAPPANENYGDLPPHGLGTVLVPDLPRWTSRAYEALTGTLSEDGQESYEALIDDLRAGQGQGRGHVGQLFGHVTGIGHPAEEDAFMVRDVDRAWLYDYGKRATVDMTGADAWRNLLRVNSVRELDLTFWDAGYLHFLIRQGDLEARNFGETYAAIETS; this is encoded by the coding sequence ATGACCTCCCTGCAAGGGCTGATCCGTCACCACGGCCTGACCGAGATCGAGGGCGCCATCCTGGCCGCCGTGCGGTCGGCGGTGCGGTTGTCCCTGGGCGAGCCGAACCCGGGCCCGGGCGAGAGCCGGATCGGCGGCCTGCCCGACCTTCCCGCCGCGCTGAGCTGGCCGTTGAGTGAGGGAGGCGAGGCCCTGACCTTCCTCCTGCAACTCAACCTGCGGGACGTGCCCCACTTCGCGGGGAACCCCCTGCCGGGACGGGGAATGCTCTACGTCTTCCTGGGCCTGGACGAACCCGCCTCCGACGTGGAGCACCGCCTGCTGCTCTACACAGGCGACGAGGGGCTGAGCCCACGCCCTCTGCCGGACGCGCCGCCCGCCAACGAGAACTACGGCGACCTCCCCCCGCACGGCCTCGGCACTGTCCTCGTCCCCGACCTGCCACGCTGGACCTCGCGCGCCTACGAGGCGCTGACCGGCACGCTCTCCGAGGACGGGCAGGAGAGCTACGAGGCCCTGATCGACGACTTGCGGGCGGGCCAGGGGCAGGGACGGGGGCACGTCGGCCAACTCTTCGGCCACGTCACGGGCATCGGCCACCCGGCCGAGGAGGACGCCTTCATGGTGCGCGACGTGGACCGGGCGTGGCTCTACGACTACGGGAAACGGGCCACCGTGGACATGACGGGTGCCGACGCCTGGCGCAACCTCCTGCGGGTGAACTCCGTGCGCGAGCTTGACCTCACTTTCTGGGACGCGGGTTACCTCCACTTCCTGATCCGCCAAGGGGACCTGGAGGCACGGAATTTCGGGGAAACCTACGCGGCGATAGAGACGAGTTGA